The sequence gttggtttgcgtgtattattaagatgattatacaaagggtacaaattatatatacgttaagtttagttaccagggtgctcaatttcgtagaacattttgataaacgtttctggatgaaacaactgaaatcttgtgatccacctttatatacagattatgcgcaatattaaaactatgaactcaccaacctttgtgttgacacttgttagcatgtttattctcaggttcctagaagtcttccgctgtttgcttatatgttagacaagctatgtgcatggagtcttacatggcatatttatcaaggaaacgttgcattcaccaaatcatcaccatgtatcttattttgactgcattgtcaatggaagtactattgtaaactattatttacggtgattgtctatatgtagaaatcatcagatgtcgaaaacctttgatttaaatattcatttatggtgtgccttttcaaaagaatgcaatgtttacaaaacgtatcatatagaggtcaaatacctcgcaatgaaatcgatgaatgacgtgttcgtccatatggatttggagcgatcgtcacacccggAATCAACGACGCCTGGTAAAAAAGGAAATTTACAAATTTACAAATAAGACCTAAAAACAGGCAACAGTCACAGCAAAAAGAGAACCAAAATTTATAACACTCCTAAGCATACCTAAAGTAGTATTATAAGTTGCTGATGATGATGCTTCCAAATTACACCTGCGCAGGAATGCCCGCCTTGTCATTTGGTGTACGGAGACTACATCATCGGGTGAATCTGTTTTGTCatcccttttttttctttttcgcgcAGCTCTCACCATTATAATCAGCAACACAATTATGAAGACAAAAAAAATTAACAGCACTAAAGAGACGAAGCATTCCATCAACGAACAGCAACACATACTATCGAAGGAACAACATAGACCAAGGTAACAACATATTTAATAACAAAAAACCCAAAGAAATTACCTGGAACGATGATCTGCAAATGCACGAGCCTGAATTTAAGACAATCATTTTTAAAGATGTTAATATGAATTAATAAACCCTATAAATAACAAATTTATGGTAACtatttctgtgacgacccggaaatttccgaccaaatttaaacttaatctttatataattccgacacgataagcaaagtctgtaatgttaagtctcaaaaattttggaattatatttatgtaatcaattaccctttgactgtgctcgacgattcacgaacaattgtttgtaaataaatatgtatatatataaatataagtttatattataatttgaaattttaaaatataatattaacattagaaataaatatgtaaaatgagatacaaaataagtaagtacaatttaaaatgaatctatatataaatacatatgatttctatgcataattattattatgtgtatattgtaatatatagaaatattagaaataataaataatcaataaaagttattatattaataaggttattattactttcattaaaaataagtgttattattaatctcagtattatgaatattactattattacataTAAAAGTTAATACATGTAATTTAGGATATTAATGTGTTATTATTGTTTAAaaaaaagcattattattattatagtaattattattaatagaaaataatacaacactaatagtattattgttatcaatattataagAATGatgaagataattaagattaaaatttatttatgatttaaatgaattcttatatttttattatcattttcataatattattactagtatttagtTATtttaaagaattattattattattattattattattattattattattaatataattattattaatattattagtacaattactattaatatttattaaattgtATTACAAAGAATCAAAATCAGTTGCAGGTATCTATCAACACTGTAATTGAATTTTGTTTCTGTCTCCAATTTGTTACCAGTCATTCTCAATCATAATTCAAGACAGAAATCTTGTGCTATATATTGTCTCTTGCATCCAGTGAATGAATCAAACCGAGAAAATCactaaataagctcgacactctgtacattcatctttttaaccatattttgatttcgaatgaattttcaaaatgtaataatacagtcttgttaggaatcgtctatcaaaactatctgtaagttttcaatcctcaattctttctattaatctctaatttgagagtcaaagttttgggttttaaaagtcaactaagtgttcttgaatcaaattcgagtctgtcttgatgtttccagttaatttgatgatccataaagattataggaatgatttgcaacacaattcatgttgtaatcataacctataacattctTAATCTCAAAACCAAATTTTGAGCTCATGTGTTCTTGACAATGAGATACACAaacttgaattcgaaacaaatttcaaaaactaaaaatgcagagttgttaggaatcatttacttaaactttatgtagaatctcaagttccaattcttaataacgaattcgaatttgcgagtcaaagttattttgtcaaaagttaactaatttgttcatcgagaaattagagcttgttttgatgttttaagttcaattgacgattccaatagtttttaggaatgatttgaaacatatttcatgttgtaaagattgtccaaaacgaactcaaaattgaaaacaaatttttttttaaggaAGCTACCAGCTTCAGCAGTAGGTTATTTTTcagttttttttgaattttcttaattacaagaacacttttattttttgtttcatgtttgtttaaaagtcctaaaactattttgatgattgactattaagaatgaagttgtatgATCGTttggattttggtgaagaagatgaagtgggttgaaacatgtactaGATAAATACTTTgggttgtattataaatcagataaacaagacagagggaatggttaagggtgtttgcgggtgagcgagaggtctcgggttcgagccctgttcgggacatgttttttttttagaaaagctttggaaggtagatttcattaccaaaattattattattattattattattattgttattgttactaaaattataatttttatcattattattattactaatatgtgtattattactattattatgattaggattattattattatcaaaataacacaaactgttattattattattattcatattagtattagcatcattatgtacttattagtattattagaatcattattaacatatgtattatcattattatcattattatcattatcatttttattattagtattatcattattaataaagttattattagtaggactactattagtaaaatcattaatatcaaaactatcatttttaacaaatagatatttggtacataaaacctacttattatatatactacaactatattaataatctatataactatatacaagacatattaatatttcttatataaataccgacatacaacaaattcaatatttttaatataatactaaatatatatatatatatatatatatatatatatatatatatatatatatatatatatatatatatatatatggatatattaatataactaaatgtatagattctaatcattttaaatatatataaaataaatatatatatataacatatactttaaaatataatataagtatatatttttaaatgaaatttaatataaattataaattatataaactacaaacacataaataatatataattaataaaggaaattatgtgatttccattatatgttttaatagatatataattgataaggttcgtgaatccgaggccaactctgcattgttcagtttcgtcatatgtatttttactacaaaatacagtattgtgagtttcattttgcaccctttttaaatgcttttgcaatatatatttttgggactgagaatacatgcgctgcttttataactgttttacgaaatagacacaagtaatgaaaactacattatatggttgaatgatcgaagccgaatatgcccctttttacttggtaacctaagaattagtaaaccagtctactaattgacgcgaatcctaaagatagatctattgggcctaacaaaccccatccgttgtagcggatgctttagtacttcgagtttttatatcatgtccgatggatgtcccggaatgatggggatattcttatatgcatcttgttaatgtcggttaccaggtgttcaaaccatatgaatgatttttttgtctctatgcatgggacgtatatttatgagaacaggaaatgaaattcttgtagtctattaaaatgatgaaaatgaatatttatgataaactaatgaactcaccaaccttttggttgacacttgaaagcatgtttattctcaggtattaaagaaatcttccgctgtgcattagctcattttaaggatattacttggagtcattcatggcatatttcgaaagacattgcattcgagtcgttgagttcagtaaagattatgattaagtaaatgacagattagatcatttatagatggttattataaaatggtatgcatgcctgtcaactttcgatgtaatgaaagtttgtcttttaaaacgaatgcaatgtttgtaaaaggtatcatatagaggtcaaatacctcgcgatgtaatcatatgttattgtattcgttcttatggattaggacgggtcgtctcaatttCCACCAATATGTACATAATATGTTGTTTGCAAACTAAAGTGCAGGAAGTTCTAAATAAcaattttatattaactaaataacaaatttATGTTAACTATTCACACTAATTTGCACATAATGGTGTTATTTTTAATTGATGTTGTTCAGAATTTCTGCAATGGAAGTTAAAAAAACACAAATATGCTGACCAAAAAAAGGTTAGGATTTCTGCAATGGAAGTTAAAAAAACACAAACATGATCACCAAAAAAAGGGTCAATGGGAGTTAAGTACAACAAACTATTTCACACACCATAATTCAAAAGGTTCAAAAAAATTAACATAAACATAGCAAGTTGAAGAGGTTGTAAATCATGTGCATTCGAATCATACAAATTGAACCTGTTATCAACATGAAATAGAATACCAAATACCTGTGCTGGTAAACCGAAGAGAGAAAATGGAGCTTGCCTTGCGATAGGAAAACTGGAATCAGAGTTGGAATTGGAGAAGAAAATAGAGTTGTAAACAAAGAAGCATGCTACTCATTAAGGTCGGGGTGTCCAATGTATGGGGAGTATGGGGCAACAATACCTGTTTGCACAGATGATGAAGCAATCCCTCTTTTTCTCTTTTTTAAATAATATTTCCGGCTTGGACCGTTCAGCACTCCCCTCCCGGTTCGCATATTTGGCCGATCGAAAAATGGTGCAAATCGTGAGCGGTAACAATCTGTGAGAGGAGATGGACACGTGGACCAATGGGAAGGCATAAAATTCGGCTGTTATTAGTATGTGGGTAATAAGAAGGTTGAGTGTGAGTTTTTATGTAGATTTAGACTCGAATTTTATATTTATGATAGGGTTTATGATTTTATGTCCATTTATGTGCCACTATAAACATATATAAACTTTTGACTTAATAAATAAACCCATGACCTATTATTCTTCACATGGGTAATTTTTGTATTTTGGTTTATCAAAACCAATGATCGTTGCTTTTGGTGTGAGATTCTAACTCACACCTCCTAAACGCCTTAAAGCCACACACACCATTACAAATAAAATTAGTGTTACTTTTTTCCAAGTAGATTTCTTACGTCCCGTGGGTTATGAGCGATACTTAGACTGCATCCATCGCATCGTCAATTTTACCCATAAGATGAGGTGGAATGGGCTTTGACGCCCCTGACGCCATTAACAGAGCGTCAAAGTTTGACACAAAGGGGCGTTAGTTGAATTTTTGACGGAAAAGTGACGAATTTAACCAACCGATCAtgatttattattaatattcttttgttatttatttattttttcccctctaattttcgatcaaattttaccacatcacccttCAAATATTTGATACAAAAACTTGACATATTGAATTAACGAGGTCATATACAGTTAAAGTCAAAAActcattttttatataaaaaaaaaatgcacAATTTACCTTTTGACATGGGTTGAGAATAGttttttcgaaagaaaaaaaaaacagaaacgtGCACTTCACGTGATGAATGTAAAAGTAAAGGGCTTTAAATCCAAAACCCTAAATTAAATCCATATTCTTATGATCCAAAGATTAAATCCAAAACCCTAAAATTCGTGTTTCTTCATTCGTCTTATTTAATCTTTAAATTAACAAATTATGAGTGAATCAGGTAAATATGAaaatcagtaccatcatcatccAGATCAGCAACAATCACCACCACCGTCAGCGCCACCACCCCCGTATCAGTACGGTACTTTTCAGGGCGGTCACAGCTATCAACCGCCGGTGATGGGATTTCCTCAGCCGACTCCACCTCCCGGAGCACCAGGTGGACCTCTGGTCAACGCCTATGTTCACGGCTACCACTCGATTCCAGGTATGATTAACCCCAATTATCTATAGTACTTAATAGTAGTATAAGGTAATACTCCGTAGTTAATAATGTCAGCTTAAACGAGTAAAGTTTGACCCAAAATGAGCAACTAGTAAAGTTTGAACCTAAGGCCTCCAAATGGCAACGTCAATCACTAGGCCATATCGGTGACAGTGGCGATTCTAGAATTACGACTGAATGGGGTCCCGAATTTTTTTCCAGCACTAATGatatttgaatgttattttagTAGTAGTTTACCTTAAAAATATTATAAATTCGAATGATATATGGGCTGCCGTTAGTTAAATTTATTAGTGTCCTACACAATTTAAAAGAATATCTATAAATTTGAAAAATATCTGGGGTCCTCCAATTAATTTAATGGTTCCTATACAATTTAACGGGTATTTTCTACTAAAAATTTTCGAACCAGCGGTGTCCGTGACACCACAGGTGTCTATGTAAACTCGCCCCTGATTGGTGATGATTAGTAATTAGTTTCAATTTAATATTTGTTGATGTGttatcataataatgatttcaTTCTAGGTCAACTATTAGTAGTATACATTGATGTTTGAGCATGTTTTGAATTAGTACAAAATATAAATAGGATGGTCTAAATCATAAAATTACGATACTGATTATGCAAAACCTTACTTTAAATGTTAAGAATGTGTATGGTGTTGTAGGCTATGCTGTCGTTGAGGGAAGACCTGTGAGAGAACGTCGCCTTCCTTGCTGTGGTATTGGGATTGGATGGGTCTTGTAAGTTTTATCAGCTCGTTACCTT comes from Rutidosis leptorrhynchoides isolate AG116_Rl617_1_P2 chromosome 4, CSIRO_AGI_Rlap_v1, whole genome shotgun sequence and encodes:
- the LOC139845531 gene encoding large ribosomal subunit protein eL20z-like isoform X2; its protein translation is MSESGKYENQYHHHPDQQQSPPPSAPPPPYQYGTFQGGHSYQPPVMGFPQPTPPPGAPGGPLVNAYVHGYHSIPGYAVVEGRPVRERRLPCCGIGIGWVLFIVGFFFAAIPWYLGAFILLCARYDDREKPGYVACLVA